Within Bremerella sp. JC817, the genomic segment AGATCCACCTTCATCGCAAAGGTCCGGCCGAAGTTACACGCGGTTCGTAACCACAGCGATGAAACGGAACTTTTGCCTTGGCTTGCCTGAAATAGTTTGGGCGGCCAAGGCAATTTGCGATTCTGACCGGCGACCATTTCGCACTTGATAGAGCAATCTTTTCGCATGCTTAGTCCCGCGACCTCTTCGACAGAATCCTCACACGACACGCGTCCCTTGTTGTCGCGATACCAACAGTTGGAACAGTTTTTGTTCCAACCGCTGTCGATTGCACCTCTCGTGTTCTTTCGCGTCTTTTTCGGCGTGATGATGCTGTATCACTTGTACAGCATGACGGTCGACCACTGGATTCATTTCTTCTACGTACTGCCTGACTTTCATTTCACCTATCCAGGCTTTGGTTGGGTGAAGCCTTGGCCAGGCGAAGGTATGTACTTCCATGTGGCGTTGATGTGCGTTGCCGCGACGGGAATTACGCTTGGGTGTTGCTTTCGTTTGTTGTCGCTGTTGTTTTTCCTGGGATACACGCATCTGTTTCTGATCGAGAAGGCCCTTTATCAGAACCATTGCTACCTGATCTGCTTGCTCAGCGGCATCTTGTTTTTGCTGCCAGCGAATCGAGCTTGTTCCGTCGATGCCTATTTTCGCTGGGTGAAACCAAGTACTCAGGTCCCAGCGTGGACGCTTTGGCTTCTGCGGCTTCAACTCGGGATACCCTATTTCTACGGGGGCCTGGCGAAACTGAACTACGACTGGCTCAACTCGCAGCCGCTGAAGTTATGGCTGGCACGCCGTGAAAACATTCCGTTCATTGGCGAGCTACTTTCGTCTGAGTGGTCCCCATTCGCCTTCGCTTACCTGGGAACGCTGTTCGATCTGTTGATTGTTCCGGCACTCATGTGGCGGCGGACTCGTTGGATCGCCTATGCGCTTGCGTTGAGCTTTCATCTGACGAACTCGATC encodes:
- a CDS encoding HTTM domain-containing protein translates to MLSRYQQLEQFLFQPLSIAPLVFFRVFFGVMMLYHLYSMTVDHWIHFFYVLPDFHFTYPGFGWVKPWPGEGMYFHVALMCVAATGITLGCCFRLLSLLFFLGYTHLFLIEKALYQNHCYLICLLSGILFLLPANRACSVDAYFRWVKPSTQVPAWTLWLLRLQLGIPYFYGGLAKLNYDWLNSQPLKLWLARRENIPFIGELLSSEWSPFAFAYLGTLFDLLIVPALMWRRTRWIAYALALSFHLTNSILWEIGIFPWFMIGATLLFFPSDLFRRWMRFPEVTADEAIAIPQAAVWRKLQVACLLAFCAWQLILPFRHFLYPGDVSWTEEGHHFAWHMMLREKDVGIRFYVVDPATGTRGLVKVSDFLNERQISRMGKDPDMVIEFVHHVRDHYRKHLGKDLQIYVLNIAALNGRKPQLLMDPTVDYCAVQRSWLPQPWIVPLEEPLRAEGWSAPLDQWEHILDLDVPPMMRPAQLSTASP